The genomic region GACGCCGAGGATGACGCGCCCCGGGAACAGCACGCCGAGCGTCGCGAATGCCTGGGCGATGACGGCCGGGTGGTAGCGGAAGGTGGGTGTGAGCACCGAGGTGCCCAGGATGATCTTCTCGGTCTTCGCTCCGGCGGCACCGAGCCAGGGCAGCGCGGCCGGCGCGTGGCCGCCGTCGTGCCGCCAGGGCTGGAAGTGGTCGGAGATCCACGCCGACTCGAAACCTGCCTGTTCGGCGATCACGGTGAAGTCCACGAGCTCGCGCGGACCGAACTGCTCTGCAGATGCCTTGTACCCGAAGCGGAGTGCCATGCCTCCACCCTACGAGCGTTCACCGGATCCGTCCCACAGAACACTTCACCAATCGGTACAGTGTTGGTACAGTCGGACGATGTCCACCAACGCCGCTCTCGACGCCGCCGCAACGGCGATCGCGAACCCGACGCGTCGGCAGCTGATCGAGCATCTCGCCACCGGACCGACCAGCGTCAGCACCCTGGCCGAACTGCTCGAGGTGACCCTGCCTGCAGTGCTGAAACAACTCGGCATCCTCGAGCGCGCCGGCATCGTCGCCCGACACAAGACCGGACGGGTTGTGACGGTTGCGCTCGTCCCCGGAAGCCTTGCGCCGCTGCAGGAATGGGCCCTCCAGAGTCACCTGTTCTGGACCGGTCACCTCGACCGGTTCGCCGCCCACGTCTCACCGACCCGACCCGAAACAGGCCCGAAATGACAGCACTGACCTTCACGCGCGCCGTCGCCACCGACCCCGACAGCGCGTTCGACGCCTGGACCGATCCCGCCGAGCTGGCCCGCTGGTGGTGGCCACAGTGGCCCGACACCCAGTACGAGTTGGACGTCCGCGTGGGCGGTGGCTACCGGATCCACAGTTCGCAGGTCGGGATGGGCATCCGAGGCGAGTACATGGCCGTCGACCGGCCGGCCGGCTTCACCATGACCTGGGTCTGGGTCGAGGACGGCGAGACTCCCCCGGCCGAACCGGAGTCGGTCGACACCGTGCAGGTCAGCTTCACCGCGACCGACGCCGGCACGACGGTGACGATCGTCCACACCACCGGCGTCGCAGCCGAGAACTACCGCCAGGGCTGGGAGGACGTGCTCGCCCGGCTGCCCGGGGTGCTCCGAAACGAGAACGTGACGGAGGACGGCCGCTGACGGAGGAAAACAGCAGGAGCCAGTGCGGGAATGCTCAGCGAGCGGCCACTGTGCGACACGCACCGAGGGCGCCGTCACGTCGTGACCAGCAGATGGCCGCCGACTCGAATTTCGGCAGGACGCCCTGCGGAATCGCCCATCGACGGCCATATCCTCGTCACTCGTTTCGGAACAGAGCGACAGGATCTCGTCGCGCTCGTTCCTCGCTTGCTCGATCACCAAAACCCGCGACTGGATCTCGACTCCTCCGTCGCTCGATCACCGATGGGGTTGTTGCCGTCGTCGACGACGGTGACCGGACGCGGCTGTGCCCCGGGTCAGGGAGTGGCTCGGGCATGGGCGGGTATCCGCCGGGTGAGCCTGCGAACCCGCGGATCCCGCCGGGCGGGACCCGGGGCACAGCCGCGGCCGACCCCCAGAGAGTTTCCTGCGAACCGGCGCGTCCAGCGTGTCTCGTCACGCTCGTTCCTCGCTGCTCGACAACCGGGGCAAGCAGCGCCCTCATCCGTGGGCACGGACAGGGAAAATCAGCTGGGGTTGTGTCGCATCGCCTTGCGGAGGTCGTGGTTCAGGGTGGAGATCACGTCGAGCGGGATCTCCTTGGGGCAGGCGCCCGCACACTCGCCGATATTGGTGCAGCCGCCGAAGCCCTCGTGGTCGTGTTGATTGACCATCTTGACCACCCGGGCTGCACGCTCGGGCTGACCCTGCGGGAGCTCGGCGAGGTGGGTCACCTTGGCGCCCATGAAGAGCATGCCGGAGGCGTTCGGGCACGCTGCGACGCAGGCACCGCAGCTGATGCAGGTCGCCGCGTCGAAAGCCCTGTCCGCCTGCGCCTTCGGCACCGGAACCGAGTGCGCTTCAGGAGCGGCACCGGTGTTCACCGAGATGTAGCCGCCGGCCTGGATGATTCGGTCGAAGGCCGATCTGTCGACGATCAGGTCCTTGACGACCGGGAAAGCATCGGCGCGCCACGGCTCGATGGTGATGGTGTCGCCGTCGGGGAAGCTGCGCATGTGCAGCTGACAGGTCGTCGTCACCTCCGGACCGTGGGCCTGGCCGGAGATCATCAGGCCGCAGGTGCCGCAGATGCCCTCGCGACAGTCCGAGTCGAACGCGACCGGGTCCTCACCTTTCGCGGTGAGTCGCTCGTTGAGGACGTCCAGCATCTCCAGGAACGACATGTCCTCGGAGATGTCGTCCACCTGATAGGTGTGGAAGCTGCCCTGGGTGGCGGCAGCGGTCTGGCGCCAGATGCGCAGGGTGAGGTTCACTTGTAGCTCCGTTGCTTCAACTCGATGAAGTCGTAGACGAGATCTTCCTTGTGCAGCACCGGATCTCCGTCGTCGCCGCCCCATTCCCAGGCAGCGACGTAGGCATACTCGTCGTCGTGACGGAGTGCCTCGCCTTCCTCCGTCTGACTCTCCGTGCGGAAGTGTCCGCCGCACGATTCGCGACGGTGCAGGGCGTCGATGCACATCAGCTCGCCGAGCTCGATGAAGTCGGCGACCCGGCCGGCGCGTTCCAGCGCCTGGTTCAGTTCCTCGCCGGAACCGAGAACCTTGACGTTGCGCCAGAACTCGGCCTTCAGCCCGCGGATGAGATCGACGGCCTTGCGCAGACCCTCCTCGCTGCGTTCCATGCCGCAGTACTCCCACATGATGTGGCCGAGCTCGCGGTGGAAGGAGTCGACGGTCCGGTCGCCGTTGATCTCCAGCAGCAGCTTGATGCGCTGCTGGACGTCCGCCCTGGCTTCGGCGACTTCCGGACGGGACTCGACGTTCTCGAACGGTCCCGCGGCGAGGTAGTCGCGAATCGTGTTGGGCAGCACGAAGTATCCGTCGGCCAGGCCCTGCATCAGGGCCGAGGCGCCGAGTCGGTTCGCACCGTGGTCGGAGAAGTTCGCCTCGCCGGTCACGAACAGTCCGGGGATCGAGGACTGCAGGTCGTAGTCGACCCACAGACCGCCCATCGTGTAGTGCACTGCCGGGTAGATACGCATCGGCGTTGCGTACGGATCCTCGCCGGTGATGCGGGCGTACATGTCGAAGAGGTTGCCGTACTTGGACTTCACGGCAGCCAGTCCGAGTCGATCGATGGCTTCGGTGAAGTCCAGGTAGACACCGCGGCGGAAGTCGCCCACCTTCGGCCCGACACCACGTCCTTCGTCACAGACGTTCTTCGCCTGCCGGGAGGCGATGTCGCGCGGGACCAGGTTGCCGAAGGCCGGGTAGATCCGCTCCAGGTAGTAGTCGCGGGCGTCTTCCGGGATGTCGCGCGGATGCTTCTCGCAGTCCTCGCGATTCTTCGGAACCCAGATGCGGCCGTCGTTGCGCAGCGATTCCGACATCAGCGTCAGCTTCGACTGGTGCTCGCCGGACACCGGGATGCACGTCGGGTGGATCTGCGTGTAGCAGGGATTGGCGAAGTGGGCGCCCTTGCGGTGCGCACGCCAGCTCGCGGTCACGTTGCAGCCCATGGCATTCGTGGACAGGAAGAAGACGTTGCCGTAGCCGCCGCTGGCCAGCACGACCGCGTCGGCCAGGTGGGTCTCGATCTCGCCGGTCACCATGTCGCGGACGATGACGCCGCGCGCCTTGCCGTCGACGACGACGACCTCCAGCATCTCGTGCCGGGTGTGCACGGTGACGGTGCCGGCCGCCACCTGACGCTCCAGAGCCTGGTACGCGCCGATCAGCAACTGCTGTCCGGTCTGACCGCGGGCGTAGAAGGTGCGGGAGACCTGCACGCCGCCGAAGGAGCGGTTGTCGAGCAGGCCGCCGTAGTCGCGGGCGAACGGAACCCCCTGCGCCACACACTGATCGATGATGTTCGTGCTGACCTCGGCCAGCCGGTAGACGTTCGTCTCCCGGGACCGGTAGTCGCCGCCCTTGACCGTGTCGTAGAACAGCCGCTGGACGGAGTCGCCGTCCTCCTGGTAGTTCTTCGCCGCGTTGATGCCGCCCTGGGCGGCGATCGAGTGTGCCCGCCGCGGGGAGTCCTGGTAGCAGAAGGAGGTGACGTGGTAGCCGCCCTCCCCGAGGGTGGCAGCGGCAGAGGCGCCGGCGAGGCCGGTGCCGACGATGATCACCTTGAGTTTGCGGCGGTTCGCCGGATTGACCAGCTTTGCCTCGAACTTGCGCTTGGTCCATTTCTGCTCGATCGGACCGTCCGGGGCCTTGGTGTCCGCGATCGGCTCGCCGAGCCGGTAGAGACCCGCCACCAGGTCGCCGATCTGCGCCTGGGGGCGATCGGGCGCATCCGGGACGACGGGTGCCGAGACCGACGGCTCAGCGGAGGTCGGGTTTGCCATCGGCGAGTCGGAGGGGCCGTCGGTGGCCACCTGGACCGGGGCCAGCACGGCCGAATCGGGGTCGTCGACGTTGGACCGGGGGTCTGCCATGGAATTACCTCTCCCGCTACTTGATGACGCCGATGAGGATGAGGAACGGCGGGATGGTGAACCCGACGGAGATCACCAGGGCGATCACCCATCCCGTGATCCGTGCGACCCGACGGGACAACGCCGAGCTCGTCCATCCGAGGGTCTGACTGGCACTGAACACCCCGTGGTGCAGATGCATCGCCAGGGCGAACATCGCCGCCAGGTAGATCAAGAACACCCACCACAGCGAGAACCCGTTGACCAGCCGGTCGAAGGGGCTGCCCGCATCCCCGCCCGGGGTGATGGTCCTGGTGGTGAACTGCAGGATGTGGAACACGATGAACAGCAGCAGCGCCACGCCACCCCAGCGCATCCAGCGGGACGACAGCGATGAGCTGACCGCCTTCTTCACCGCGTACCGCTGGGTACGGGCGTCCTGCGCGCGCTTCCACAGCTTGAAGGCGGCATACGCGTGACCGACCAGGCTGAGGATCAGCACCGCCCGGATGATCCAGAGCAGCCCGGAGTACGGCAGGATCGGCTCACCGAAGGTCCGCAGGTGCTCGGCGTAGGTGTCGAAGGACTCCTTGCCGCTGATCGCCTTGAGGTTGCCGTACATGTGCAGCAGGACGTAGCCGATGAAGATGATGCCGGTACCGGCCATCAACAACTTCAGGGCGACCGTGGTACGTCGGCCCTTCGGTGGGCCTGCGGGTTTGGACACCGCTCGAGTGTTCGTGGACACCGCATCACCGTAGCCCCGGAGACACACACGGACGAAGTCAGGACAGCCTCAGGGGGCCCCACGTCATCGACGTCACAGACCCGATGGCGGCACACCGCCCGAATCAGGCCATACCGCCGATGCGAGCCGGTTGTTCAGTGTTCGCCGGCACCTGAGGTGGTGGCGTCCACCGCGTCGCGCACGATGGCGCCGACCTGCTCGGCCTCGATCAGGAACCCGTCGTGGCCATGGCCGGAACGGATGACGCGGAGTTCCCGGGCCGTGGGTGCGAGCCGGGCGATCAGCTCGCCCTGGGCCGGCGGGAACAACCGGTCCGAGTCCACCACGGCCACCGTCAGCGGCGCGGTGATCCGCCGCAGCGCGGCCTGCAGACCGCCGCGATCGCGACCGAGATCGTGCAGCATCATCGATTCGGTCAGCACCACGTAGGAGTTCGGGTCGAACCGACGGGCCAGCTTGTCGCCGTGGTGGTCGAGGTAGGACTGCACCGCGAACCGACCACCGCGCAGCACGTCCTCGCCGGACTGTTCGATGCGACCGAAGCGGGTATCCAGTTCCTGCGCCGAACGGTAAGTGGCGTGGGCGATCTGCCGGGCAACGGCCATCCCGGCGGTCGGAGCGCCATCACCTCCGGAGGCGGAGTAGTAGTCACCGCCGCGGTACAGCGGATCGGTGGTGATGGCGGCCAGTTGGGCACTGCTCCAGGCGATCTGGTCACCGGAGAACGCGGCGCAAGTGGCGATGGCGACCACATGCCGCACCCGGTCGGGATGCAGCACGCCCCACTCCAGCGCCCGCATGCCGCCCATGGAGCCGCCGATGACGGCGGCGAAGGAAGCGATGCCGAGGTGGTCGGCGAGCGCCGCCTCTGCGGCCACCTGGTCGCGCGGGGTAATGCGCGGAAACCGGGAGCCCCAGGGCCGGCCGTCCGGGGCGGACGATGAGGGACCGGTGCTGCCGCGGCAGCCGCCGAGCACGTTCGCGGCCACCACGAAGTGCCGCGCCGGATCCAGCGGTGCACCCGGACCGATGAGCCCGTCCCACCACCCGGGCGTCGGCTGGTCGGGACCGGCCGGACCGACGACGTGGGCATCGCCGGTCAGGGCATGCACGACGAGGACCGCGTTGTCGCCGGCTGCGTTGAGCGTTCCCCACGTCTCGTATGCGAGGGAGACGTCGAGCTCGGTGCCGGACTCGGTGACCAGCGCTCCCACCCGAGCCACGGCTCTGAACCCGGGCTCGGTGCCGTGCACGAGGCGCGACAGCGCCGCGGGATCACGTGACGTGCTCCCGCGACGCTGCTGCACATGAGTCATGAGTCCTCTTCTGTCCCAGTACTTCTCGTGCCCTGCTCCTTCGACGCCCGCCTCGACGGTCAGTCGATGCCCTTGGACGCGATGAAGCCCTGCTCCAGGTCGGCCAGGATGTCGTCGATGTGCTCGATGCCCACCGACAACCGCACCAGGCCGGGAGTGACGCCGGTCGAGCGCTGCTCGTCCTCGGAGAGCTGGCTGTGGGTGGTCGCCGCGGGGTGGATCGCCAGCGACCGGACGTCGCCGATGTTCGCGACCAACGAGTGCAGCTGCAGGCCGTCGACGAACCGCTGCCCTGCTTCGGCACCACCGGCCACCTCGAAGGCGAGCACCGCGCCGGGACCCTTCGGCGTGTACTTCTGTGCCAGCTCGTGCCACGGGCTGGACGCCAGACCCGCGTAGTTGACGCTCAGCACGTCGTCCCTGGCCTCGAGCCACTCGGCAACCGCCTTGGCATTGCTGACGTGCCGCTCGATCCGCAGCGACAACGTCTCCAGCCCCTGGGCGATGAGGAAGGCGTTGAAGGGCGAGATCGCCGCGCCCAGGTCGCGCAGCAGTTGGACGCGGGCCTTGAGGATGAACGCCAGATTCGCTCCGAGCGCGGAACCGACACCGAGATCGCGGGCGTAGACCAGACCGTGGTAGCTCGGGTCGGGGGTGTTGTAATTCGGGAACTTCTCCGGATCGACCCCGAAATCGAACTTCCCCGAATCGACGATCACGCCGCCGATGGCGGTGCCGTGTCCGCCCAGGTACTTGGTCGCCGAGTGCACGATGATGTCGGCACCGAACTCGAAGGGCCGCAACAGGTACGGGGTGGCGATGGTGTTGTCGACGATCAGCGGGACACCGGCTTCGTGGGCCACTGCCGACACCTTTTCGATGTCGAGCACGTCCTGCTTCGGGTTCGAGATGGTCTCGGCGAAGAAAGCCTTGGTGTTCGGCCTGACGGCTGCCCGCCACGATTCCGGATCATCGGGGTTCGCGACGAAGTCGACGGTGATCCCGAGCTTGGGAAGCGTGTAGTGGAACAGGTTGTACGTGCCGCCGTAGAGGCTCGGCGAGGAGACGATGTGGTCACCGGCCTCGGCGACGTTGAGGATCGCGATGGTCTCGGCCGACTGACCCGACGCGACGACGAGCGCACCGACACCCCCTTCGAGATCGGCGATCCGGTTCTCCACCACCTCGGTGGTCGGGTTGTTGAGCCGGGTGTAGATCGGACCGAACTCACTGAGCGCGAAGCGGCCCGCAGCCTGTGCGGTGTTCTCGAAGACGAACGACGTGGTCTGGTAGATGGGCAGGGCGCGGGCGCCGGTCTGGCTGTCCGGGCTCTGGCCGGCATGGATCTGGCGGGTTTCGAACGACCAACTCATGGTGTGTGCTCCTGGAGGGTGCCCGGGATCGACCCGGGTGGATACGGGATGGTGCGGGAGAAGCGGTGCAGCGCAGGGGATTCTGCGCGCTCCGTTGGTGAAGGGGCTGCGATCTCGGCCTGACCGGGTGTCACTCCGGGCCGGCGGCGAATCAGACCGTCGCGCTCGCCGTCACCGGCTACACATTTCCTGGCACACAGTGCGCTCCTTCGAGCATCCAAGGGCCAGTCGATGGAGGAGGCCCACGCTTGCCGAACGCCGGACGGCATTCAGCCCGGTCATCACCCGGGGCACCCCATCGCGGAGAAGGGTTGCCGTCCAGCGAGCCGGGGCTTGACGCTGGCACTCATGACCTGGCGCCGAGTGTAACGGCTGGGGTTCCGCCATGCCAGAGGAGGGTTGCACGGCGGTGCCGCGGAGGAGGCCGCCGCTCCGCAGGCTTCGCTCGGTCGCGCCGGTTCGCAGGCTCACCGGCGCGTCCATCGCTGCAGAGGGCTACGCAGCGTCCTCCTCCGCGACCCCACCCCCCAGCGACCGAGAACGGAACCAGCCGAGATCCCGACGGGGAGAACACGAGGGTCCCGACTGCATCCTCGGGTCGCTTGTCCTGAGCGAAAAAGGAGTCGAACGCACCGCCGATCGAGCGAGCGAAGAACGAGTGAGTCGAGATCCCGCCAGATCGACGACAGGTCTCGCCGAGAGGAGTCAGAAGGCTGCCAGAGTGCGCAGCAGGTCGGCGACGCGTGAGGCGGACTCCTCGGGGGTGCCCCTGGTCAGCGCCGAGCCGAGGCCGACCGCGACGGCGCCGGCAGCGATCCAGTCGGCAGCAGTTTCCGGCGTCACTCCCCCGGTCGGGATGATCGGCAACTGGGGCAGCGCGGCACGGACATCGCTGACCCATTTCGGCGAACTCGATGATGCGGGGAACAGCTTCACCGCCGATGCGCCGGCCTCGAGGGCTGCCAACATCTCGGTCGGGGTGTTCGTCCCGATCACGGCCGGAATGCCGTAGCGGTTGGCTGCGGCAATCGTCGCCGGCGAAACGGTCGGCGAGACCAGGTACTGCGCCCCGGCGCGGATCGCGGCTACCGCCGAGTCGCTGTCCAGCACGCTGCCGACCCCGACGACGGCGTCCGGGAAACGCCGCCGGATCTCCGAGATCGCCTGCAGCGCTGCAGGATTGGTCAGGGTGATCTCGACGGACTGCAGTCCGGCGTTGATCAGCGTCGTGGTGGCCGCGACGGCGGACTCCAAGTCAGGGGTGCGGACGATCCCGATCACGCGTTGCGCCACAGCACGTTCCATCATCTGCCAGCCGTACACGCGCATCTCCCTGGTTCGAGTCCGGGTCCGGGACGATCCCGGTGGTTCACCGCAGCACCTGTTCGCGGGCGTTGCCGATGGCTGCCACGAATGCGTCGAGTTCGGGTCCGGTGGGCAGGCCCTCGGTGTCCGACCAGTGCTGCACCGCGAAGGCCGCAGACGCGGCGCCGCGGGTCAGACAACCATCCGGATCCGCACCCGCCAGGTACGCACCCAGGAAGCCGGCCACCAGCGCATCGCCCGCGCCGACCGGGTCGATCACTGCGCGCACCAGACTCGGTCGGGTGAGCTCACCGCCGGCGGTGAAGGCAGTGCAGGTGTGATCGCCATTCTTGACGATCACCACCTCGGCAGCCCCGGCAAGCCACTCCCGCACGACCTCCGCCTGCGGTCTACCCGGTGCCAGGACGTCGATCTCACCGTCCCCGGCGAAGACGATCCGCGCCCGCGACACCAGCGCCGGCAGCACCGTCCGCCAACGGTCGGCGGCGGCCAGTCGCAGGCGCAGGTTCACATCGAAGCTCACCGGGACATCGTCGGCGGCTGCCCGGTCGAGCAACTCGACCACCGCGCCGAGCGCACCGTCGGAGAGCATCGCCGTGATCCCGGTGACGTGCACCAGCGCCGGACGCCGGCGCTCCCAGGCCCGCGCCACATCGGTCGCGGAGACGAGCGAACCCGCCGAGCCCGCCCGGTGGTAGGTCACCGAGATCGCCCCGTGTGCGGACGTGTTGCGGATCAGCATCCCGGTGAACGAGGACTCCTCGACCGCCACGTCGACGACGTCGACCCCTTCGGCGCGCATCCGGCGCAGCACGTACCGCCCCGCGTCGTCGTCCCCGACCCTGCCCACCCAGCAGGCAGGAACTCCCTGGCGGGCCAGCGCTGCCGCGACGTTGCCCTCGGCGCCGCCGATGGTGGAGCGGAACCTCTCGGCCCGGTCGACCGCGTCACCCGGCTCGGCGACCAGGACCCGCATCACCTCGCCGAGTACCAGAACCGGGGCCTGCTGTGCCGCCGTCATCGGAGCCCTTCGCATGTGGTTGCCGTGCTCCCACCGGAGCACCTGCTGCTCGACCTTAGCGATTGCTCCCCCGCCCACATCCCGAGGGCGGCACCACCTACCCTCAGCAGGGTGACCAGCCGCCCGCTCACGTCCCTGCCCACCCCCCGCACACCCGACCCGCAGGACGCGCCGCCGCTGCGCTGGGGGATCGCCGGCACCGGGGGCATCGCGGCCAACATGGTCGGCGCGATGCAGCAGCACTCGCGTCAACAGGTGGTCGCGGTGGCGTCCCGGCAGCAGCAGACCGCAGACGCCTTCGCCGACAATCTCGGGATCGAGCACCGGCACGTGGGGCTGGAGCAGATGTTGGCCGACGACACGGTCGACGCCGTCTACATCGCCTCACCGCACTCCGAGCACCACGCCCAGGCGCTGGCGGCGGTCGCCGCGGGCAAGCACATCCTGGTCGAGAAGGCCTTCACCCGGAACGCCGCAGAAGCCCGCGAAGTGGTGGCCGCGGCACGCGAGCAGTCGGTGACGGCATTGGAAGCGATGTGGACCCGGTTCCTGCCGCACATCGACATCCTGCGGCAACTGCTGGCCGACGGCGCGCTCGGTGCGCTCACCACCGTTTCCGCAGACCACGGGCAGTACTTCGACGAGGACCCCGATTTCCGGCTGTTCAACCCCGAACTGGCCGGCGGCGCCCTGTTGGACCTGGGCATCTACCCGATCTCGTTCTCCTCGTTCGTGGCCGGGACGCCGCAGCGGATCCTCGCCTTGGGCGACCGGGCCTTCACCGGCGTGGACGGCCAGGTGTCGATGCTGCTGCAGGGTGAACCCGGGACGGCCCAGAGCGTCATCAACACCAACCTGTTCGCCCGCACCGACACGACAGCGTCGATCGTCGGTCGGCAGGCGCGGGTGTTCCTGGCCAGTGACTTCTACGCCCCGACCACGCTGACCTACCGGCACCGCGACGGCAGCGAGCTGAGCTACGACGGCGGAGCAATCCGCGGGCACCTCGCGCTGGTGCACGAAGCGGCACACCTGGCCCAGCTCGTGGCTGACGGCCGGACCGAATCACCACTGCTGCCGCTGGAGGAGACCATCTCGATCCTGGAGACGATCGACGAGGTCCGCCGTCAGCTCGGGGTGACGCTGCCCGGCGAGTGATCCCGGCCCGGGAGCGCTCAGCCGGCAGAGGATTCGTCGGCAGACGATTCCGCGTCGAGCATCGCGGCCGCATGGCCGCGGGCGATGGCCCTGACCGCTCCCTCGACGTCCGCGCCGGAGCGACCGAGCTCGTAGGCCAACCGGAAGATGGTCGCGGCCGGAGAATCGTCGGCAGGTAGCGGCGCGTGCACGTCGAACTTCCCGGCCCGCGAGCCGAGCTTGCCGGCCAGCGCCAGCGCAGGCTGGGCGAGAGCGACACCGTCGAGCACGCTGGCGCGGCCCTGGGTCCTGGCGCGTTCGGCCTTCTTGATCTCGTCCCAGCGGACCTCCTGGTCGGAGGCGCTCACGGGCGCTTCCCCCACAGATCCGGACCCGGCGGCGAACACGTGCGGATGACGGGTGACGAGCTTGTCGACCAGCCCGTCGGCAACGTCGTCGATGTCGAAACCGCCAGCGGCAGAGGGAGTTTCGGCGGCGATCCGGGCGTGGAAGAGCACCTGGAACAGCACGTCACCGAGTTCCTCGCGCACCGCTGCCGGGTCATCGTCCTCGAGCGCCTGTAC from Nakamurella sp. A5-74 harbors:
- a CDS encoding metalloregulator ArsR/SmtB family transcription factor; amino-acid sequence: MSTNAALDAAATAIANPTRRQLIEHLATGPTSVSTLAELLEVTLPAVLKQLGILERAGIVARHKTGRVVTVALVPGSLAPLQEWALQSHLFWTGHLDRFAAHVSPTRPETGPK
- a CDS encoding SRPBCC domain-containing protein — its product is MTALTFTRAVATDPDSAFDAWTDPAELARWWWPQWPDTQYELDVRVGGGYRIHSSQVGMGIRGEYMAVDRPAGFTMTWVWVEDGETPPAEPESVDTVQVSFTATDAGTTVTIVHTTGVAAENYRQGWEDVLARLPGVLRNENVTEDGR
- a CDS encoding succinate dehydrogenase/fumarate reductase iron-sulfur subunit — encoded protein: MNLTLRIWRQTAAATQGSFHTYQVDDISEDMSFLEMLDVLNERLTAKGEDPVAFDSDCREGICGTCGLMISGQAHGPEVTTTCQLHMRSFPDGDTITIEPWRADAFPVVKDLIVDRSAFDRIIQAGGYISVNTGAAPEAHSVPVPKAQADRAFDAATCISCGACVAACPNASGMLFMGAKVTHLAELPQGQPERAARVVKMVNQHDHEGFGGCTNIGECAGACPKEIPLDVISTLNHDLRKAMRHNPS
- a CDS encoding fumarate reductase/succinate dehydrogenase flavoprotein subunit encodes the protein MADPRSNVDDPDSAVLAPVQVATDGPSDSPMANPTSAEPSVSAPVVPDAPDRPQAQIGDLVAGLYRLGEPIADTKAPDGPIEQKWTKRKFEAKLVNPANRRKLKVIIVGTGLAGASAAATLGEGGYHVTSFCYQDSPRRAHSIAAQGGINAAKNYQEDGDSVQRLFYDTVKGGDYRSRETNVYRLAEVSTNIIDQCVAQGVPFARDYGGLLDNRSFGGVQVSRTFYARGQTGQQLLIGAYQALERQVAAGTVTVHTRHEMLEVVVVDGKARGVIVRDMVTGEIETHLADAVVLASGGYGNVFFLSTNAMGCNVTASWRAHRKGAHFANPCYTQIHPTCIPVSGEHQSKLTLMSESLRNDGRIWVPKNREDCEKHPRDIPEDARDYYLERIYPAFGNLVPRDIASRQAKNVCDEGRGVGPKVGDFRRGVYLDFTEAIDRLGLAAVKSKYGNLFDMYARITGEDPYATPMRIYPAVHYTMGGLWVDYDLQSSIPGLFVTGEANFSDHGANRLGASALMQGLADGYFVLPNTIRDYLAAGPFENVESRPEVAEARADVQQRIKLLLEINGDRTVDSFHRELGHIMWEYCGMERSEEGLRKAVDLIRGLKAEFWRNVKVLGSGEELNQALERAGRVADFIELGELMCIDALHRRESCGGHFRTESQTEEGEALRHDDEYAYVAAWEWGGDDGDPVLHKEDLVYDFIELKQRSYK
- a CDS encoding succinate dehydrogenase cytochrome b subunit — translated: MSKPAGPPKGRRTTVALKLLMAGTGIIFIGYVLLHMYGNLKAISGKESFDTYAEHLRTFGEPILPYSGLLWIIRAVLILSLVGHAYAAFKLWKRAQDARTQRYAVKKAVSSSLSSRWMRWGGVALLLFIVFHILQFTTRTITPGGDAGSPFDRLVNGFSLWWVFLIYLAAMFALAMHLHHGVFSASQTLGWTSSALSRRVARITGWVIALVISVGFTIPPFLILIGVIK
- a CDS encoding homoserine O-acetyltransferase; this translates as MTHVQQRRGSTSRDPAALSRLVHGTEPGFRAVARVGALVTESGTELDVSLAYETWGTLNAAGDNAVLVVHALTGDAHVVGPAGPDQPTPGWWDGLIGPGAPLDPARHFVVAANVLGGCRGSTGPSSSAPDGRPWGSRFPRITPRDQVAAEAALADHLGIASFAAVIGGSMGGMRALEWGVLHPDRVRHVVAIATCAAFSGDQIAWSSAQLAAITTDPLYRGGDYYSASGGDGAPTAGMAVARQIAHATYRSAQELDTRFGRIEQSGEDVLRGGRFAVQSYLDHHGDKLARRFDPNSYVVLTESMMLHDLGRDRGGLQAALRRITAPLTVAVVDSDRLFPPAQGELIARLAPTARELRVIRSGHGHDGFLIEAEQVGAIVRDAVDATTSGAGEH
- a CDS encoding bifunctional o-acetylhomoserine/o-acetylserine sulfhydrylase yields the protein MSWSFETRQIHAGQSPDSQTGARALPIYQTTSFVFENTAQAAGRFALSEFGPIYTRLNNPTTEVVENRIADLEGGVGALVVASGQSAETIAILNVAEAGDHIVSSPSLYGGTYNLFHYTLPKLGITVDFVANPDDPESWRAAVRPNTKAFFAETISNPKQDVLDIEKVSAVAHEAGVPLIVDNTIATPYLLRPFEFGADIIVHSATKYLGGHGTAIGGVIVDSGKFDFGVDPEKFPNYNTPDPSYHGLVYARDLGVGSALGANLAFILKARVQLLRDLGAAISPFNAFLIAQGLETLSLRIERHVSNAKAVAEWLEARDDVLSVNYAGLASSPWHELAQKYTPKGPGAVLAFEVAGGAEAGQRFVDGLQLHSLVANIGDVRSLAIHPAATTHSQLSEDEQRSTGVTPGLVRLSVGIEHIDDILADLEQGFIASKGID
- a CDS encoding bifunctional 4-hydroxy-2-oxoglutarate aldolase/2-dehydro-3-deoxy-phosphogluconate aldolase, with the translated sequence MYGWQMMERAVAQRVIGIVRTPDLESAVAATTTLINAGLQSVEITLTNPAALQAISEIRRRFPDAVVGVGSVLDSDSAVAAIRAGAQYLVSPTVSPATIAAANRYGIPAVIGTNTPTEMLAALEAGASAVKLFPASSSSPKWVSDVRAALPQLPIIPTGGVTPETAADWIAAGAVAVGLGSALTRGTPEESASRVADLLRTLAAF
- a CDS encoding sugar kinase; the encoded protein is MTAAQQAPVLVLGEVMRVLVAEPGDAVDRAERFRSTIGGAEGNVAAALARQGVPACWVGRVGDDDAGRYVLRRMRAEGVDVVDVAVEESSFTGMLIRNTSAHGAISVTYHRAGSAGSLVSATDVARAWERRRPALVHVTGITAMLSDGALGAVVELLDRAAADDVPVSFDVNLRLRLAAADRWRTVLPALVSRARIVFAGDGEIDVLAPGRPQAEVVREWLAGAAEVVIVKNGDHTCTAFTAGGELTRPSLVRAVIDPVGAGDALVAGFLGAYLAGADPDGCLTRGAASAAFAVQHWSDTEGLPTGPELDAFVAAIGNAREQVLR
- a CDS encoding Gfo/Idh/MocA family oxidoreductase, whose amino-acid sequence is MTSRPLTSLPTPRTPDPQDAPPLRWGIAGTGGIAANMVGAMQQHSRQQVVAVASRQQQTADAFADNLGIEHRHVGLEQMLADDTVDAVYIASPHSEHHAQALAAVAAGKHILVEKAFTRNAAEAREVVAAAREQSVTALEAMWTRFLPHIDILRQLLADGALGALTTVSADHGQYFDEDPDFRLFNPELAGGALLDLGIYPISFSSFVAGTPQRILALGDRAFTGVDGQVSMLLQGEPGTAQSVINTNLFARTDTTASIVGRQARVFLASDFYAPTTLTYRHRDGSELSYDGGAIRGHLALVHEAAHLAQLVADGRTESPLLPLEETISILETIDEVRRQLGVTLPGE